ACGGAGTAGTAAAAGACTTGGAAAATTATTTTTATCAGACCAGAAATTTATATAGAAACCAAAGATATAAGAGCCTTTATGATAGGCGGTAAGAACACAAGAATAATGAAATGGACTTATAACAAATACCTAAAAAATCATACACAGAAAAGAAAACAAAACCATAATAGACAAGCAAATAACCATACACAATTTACGCCACAGCATAGCCACCCCCATTTAATAGAAGCAAAAAAGTACCAGAAGTGGAACAAGAGGAATGAGAATGTTTTTAGGACATAGCCAGTTAGAAACTACAGAAGTTTACCCTATATAAGCCAAGAGCAGTTAAAACAGATGATATTAGATGAAGACGAATGAGCAAAGTTTACAGCAATATTTACAAGAACGATACAACAAAACAAGTATAGGCGGTTATGAAAATATCATATTGAGATACACCATATATGAAAAAAGGCAGAAACAGCAAGCTATACAGACGTTTTACAATACATTGGATATTACGAAAATTACAGCTTCCACCCAAAAGTTTACGGAACAATTTATTGCAATCCAAAATCTATTATCGGTATTTAGTAGCCATAGGAAAGCGAAAAAGACCACCCTTCCTAGCTCTATTTACAAGACCAAATCAATAGAAGCATACAAGTAGAAAGCCTTTACAGTGCGGTAGTTTAGAAGAATTATTACAAGCTACAAAGCCAAAAATCAAGTAATGCAAAAGCGAGATGAAGTAATAATGGCCTTTTTAATTTATCAAGCCTTGACGGTTTTAGAAGTTACTCAAATAGAAATCAGTCAAATAGATTTAGAAAAAGGAACGATACAAGTAACAGGAAACGTAAAGAACAAAGGCAGAACGCTACATTTTAAGGCCAATCAGATAATGCTATTTTACAAATACATAAACGGAACAAGAGCCGGAAATAATCAATAAAACCCAAACCCAAAGTGAACTATTTATATTATCGGAAGCAGGTAATCTCTTTCCGGAATAATAAACCGAATGATTAACCAGGACAAGAAAGCCACACGAAAAACTGTTGCCAATCAAGATAAGACAAAGCGTAATTGCTCACTATCTAAAAGCCAATAATGATATAAGATTAGTACAAGTATTTGCAGGACACCGAAGAGCAGGAAGCACCGAAGAGAATACAAACAAAGTGGATTAGAAGAACTGAAACCAATATCAATAAACTACACCCATTACAATAAAATCAAAAGCGTAACCCTGAGCAAAGCGAAAGGGAAGCGGTAAAAAATAAATCTTTTTCTTTTGCCCCTGTGAAATAATAGCCCACCCAACAACGCAAAAAAAATAATAAAAATAAATTGGCTTGGCTTGGGTGCCGTCTGTTTTTCTGTCATAGTTTTTGTACCCACACACTTGTAGCACATTGCTTTTTGCTTTTAATCTGTTTATTTTTTTCAATGGTAAAAGCAAAAATCAAAGAGCTACAGCCACCGCACAAAACAAAAACCTACGCCAGAAAAAAACAGCCATAGCTACAGCGTATAAGGATGGTTTGGCGACATTAAAACGATCCTTAAGCCAAAGCCTTATACGCAATATACCAAGCCAAACTCAAATTTATTTTATTATTTTTTTACCCGCTACCCAGACAGCGGTACAGGGCAAAAGAAAAGATTTATTTTGAGTTTATAGTGCACCTCACTCCGTTCAAGCAAGTGTAAAACCACAGGCGTAAGGTGTGCAAAGCCACGATTATTAATTGAAAAAACTAACGCCCTACGGTTGTTTGCTCATTT
The genomic region above belongs to Sphingobacteriales bacterium and contains:
- a CDS encoding site-specific integrase, with translation MQKRDEVIMAFLIYQALTVLEVTQIEISQIDLEKGTIQVTGNVKNKGRTLHFKANQIMLFYKYINGTRAGNNQ